One stretch of Natronolimnobius baerhuensis DNA includes these proteins:
- a CDS encoding GTP-binding protein has translation MDESRIPVTVLSGSLGAGKTTVLNHVLTADHGLEVAVVVNDMGEVNVDAEHVTQQSDLGGEEEVIEMSNGCICCRLRGDMLDEVGRLAERREFDYLLVESSGISEPIPVAQTFAMGFEDAEFDPTDTYALDTMVTVVNAHSFWESFDSGSALTEQELEGDSGRVPEEVLLDQIEFCDVLLLNKCDLVPDDDLAEIEAVLERLQPRAEIIRTEFGNIEPDQILGTGEFDFQRAQDSAGWKHELQHDHHHDPQEEHGVTSFVYQRRRPFHPERIATLLSDLPDEVVRAKGFFWSAGREDVAMGVDKAGTSVRAGPSGTWLANLPKAEREQYFAARPGLRDDWHEEYGDRMTRLVFIAREFNEEGLIERLDDCVLTDAEMDDDWGSYLDPFEPEDQRELALSQ, from the coding sequence ATGGACGAGAGTCGAATCCCTGTGACAGTTCTGAGCGGTAGTCTCGGTGCGGGCAAAACCACCGTACTCAATCACGTATTGACCGCGGACCACGGCTTAGAGGTCGCCGTCGTCGTCAACGATATGGGTGAGGTGAACGTCGACGCCGAACACGTTACCCAGCAGTCCGACCTCGGCGGCGAGGAGGAGGTCATCGAGATGTCGAACGGCTGTATCTGCTGTCGCCTGCGTGGCGACATGTTAGACGAAGTCGGCCGACTCGCCGAGCGCCGAGAGTTCGACTATCTGTTGGTCGAATCCTCCGGTATCTCCGAGCCGATTCCCGTCGCCCAGACGTTCGCGATGGGCTTCGAGGACGCCGAGTTCGACCCGACCGACACCTACGCACTGGATACGATGGTGACGGTGGTCAACGCCCACAGCTTCTGGGAGTCCTTTGACTCCGGCAGCGCCCTTACGGAGCAAGAACTCGAGGGCGACTCCGGCCGTGTCCCCGAGGAGGTCCTGCTCGACCAGATCGAGTTCTGTGACGTACTCCTGCTCAACAAGTGCGACCTCGTCCCAGACGATGACCTCGCAGAGATCGAGGCCGTTCTCGAGCGCCTCCAGCCGCGCGCGGAGATCATCCGCACGGAGTTCGGGAACATCGAGCCGGACCAAATCCTCGGCACCGGTGAGTTCGACTTCCAGCGCGCACAAGACTCGGCTGGCTGGAAACACGAACTTCAGCACGACCACCATCACGACCCACAGGAGGAACACGGCGTCACCTCCTTCGTCTACCAGCGCCGCCGCCCCTTCCACCCCGAGCGCATCGCTACCCTGCTGTCGGACCTGCCGGACGAAGTCGTCCGCGCGAAAGGCTTCTTCTGGAGCGCCGGTCGCGAAGATGTCGCGATGGGCGTCGACAAAGCCGGCACTTCGGTCCGGGCCGGGCCTTCCGGGACGTGGCTCGCAAACCTGCCGAAAGCCGAGCGCGAGCAGTACTTCGCCGCCCGCCCCGGGCTCAGAGACGACTGGCACGAGGAGTACGGCGACCGAATGACCCGGCTGGTGTTCATCGCCCGCGAGTTCAACGAGGAGGGACTGATCGAGCGACTTGACGACTGCGTGCTCACCGACGCTGAGATGGACGACGATTGGGGGTCCTACCTCGACCCGTTCGAACCGGAAGACCAACGTGAACTCGCACTCTCCCAGTAA
- a CDS encoding histone, which translates to MNVELPFAPVDTIIRRNAGDLRVSASASKALASRIQERGSELAVDAAEEATADGRKTLMAQDFGVGAVVDKDDLELPVAPVDRIARLDIDDQYRVSMDARVALADILEDYADNVARAAAILAHHADRRTITDDDIETYFSLFERK; encoded by the coding sequence ATGAACGTCGAACTCCCGTTTGCCCCGGTTGATACGATCATCCGGCGGAACGCGGGCGATCTTCGGGTGAGTGCCAGTGCGTCGAAGGCACTCGCATCACGGATTCAAGAACGTGGTAGTGAACTCGCAGTCGATGCCGCCGAGGAGGCGACTGCGGATGGCCGAAAGACGCTGATGGCGCAGGATTTCGGCGTCGGAGCGGTCGTCGACAAGGACGATCTCGAGTTGCCGGTCGCACCCGTCGACCGGATTGCTCGACTGGATATCGACGATCAATATCGCGTCTCGATGGACGCCCGTGTGGCCCTTGCGGACATTCTCGAGGATTATGCGGACAACGTTGCCAGAGCGGCGGCGATCCTCGCTCACCACGCGGATCGACGGACCATTACTGACGACGACATCGAGACGTACTTCTCGCTATTTGAGAGAAAGTGA
- a CDS encoding single-stranded DNA binding protein yields MSDIEGVYEDLEADVSLEEFREAVEEKVEQMGGLADEETAAMLIAHEVGESEVGGIADIEPGMEEAKFVAKVLSIGEVRTFDRDGEDEDGRVVNVEVADETGSVRAAFWDEHAEAAIEELEEGQVLRVKGRPKEGFSGVEISVDQVEPDPDTEIDEVQVSDTHTVESLSLGLSNVNLVGLVLDTGTVRTFDRDDGSEGKVSNLVLGDSTGRVRVTLWDEQAELATEFDPGVTAEVVDGYVKERDGSLELHVGNRGAVEEVDEDIEYVPESTPIEDIEIGQTVDLAGVVRSADPKRTFDRDDGSEGQVRNIRVQDATGDIRVAMWGEKADIDIGPGDEVALGDVEIQDGWQDDLEASAGWQSTITVLESEADAASSGNDDASPGSNNAGLSAFAGDTADSSDEADDSATTDSDGESDSAASDDDAPADGAETEFTGVVVQAGDPVVLDDGETTMSVATDADVGLGEEVTARGVVREGRLEANNVF; encoded by the coding sequence ATGAGCGACATCGAGGGCGTATATGAGGACCTCGAGGCCGACGTTTCTCTCGAGGAGTTTCGCGAGGCCGTCGAGGAGAAAGTCGAGCAGATGGGGGGACTCGCGGATGAGGAGACAGCGGCGATGCTCATCGCTCACGAGGTCGGCGAGAGCGAGGTTGGTGGCATCGCGGATATCGAACCCGGCATGGAGGAAGCAAAGTTCGTCGCCAAGGTACTCTCGATTGGCGAGGTTCGGACCTTTGACCGCGACGGTGAGGACGAAGATGGCCGCGTCGTCAACGTCGAAGTCGCAGACGAAACTGGCTCCGTGCGAGCGGCCTTTTGGGACGAACACGCCGAAGCCGCCATCGAGGAACTCGAGGAGGGACAGGTTCTGCGGGTCAAGGGCCGCCCCAAGGAGGGCTTCAGCGGCGTCGAGATCAGCGTCGATCAGGTCGAACCGGATCCGGATACGGAGATCGACGAGGTGCAGGTGTCGGATACCCATACCGTCGAGAGTCTCTCGCTTGGACTGTCGAACGTGAATCTCGTGGGACTCGTCCTCGACACCGGCACCGTCCGAACCTTCGACCGTGATGACGGCTCCGAGGGCAAGGTGTCGAATCTCGTCCTCGGCGATTCGACCGGGCGCGTGCGCGTCACGCTGTGGGATGAGCAGGCAGAGCTCGCGACCGAGTTCGACCCCGGTGTCACCGCGGAAGTCGTCGATGGCTACGTCAAAGAACGCGATGGCTCCCTCGAACTCCACGTTGGCAACCGTGGCGCAGTCGAAGAAGTCGACGAGGACATCGAGTACGTTCCTGAAAGCACACCTATCGAAGACATCGAGATCGGACAGACGGTCGACCTTGCGGGTGTCGTCCGCTCTGCAGATCCAAAACGCACGTTCGACCGGGATGACGGCTCCGAAGGACAGGTTCGGAATATTCGCGTCCAGGATGCAACCGGAGACATCCGCGTCGCAATGTGGGGTGAAAAAGCCGATATCGATATCGGACCCGGCGACGAGGTCGCCCTCGGTGACGTCGAGATCCAGGACGGTTGGCAGGACGATCTCGAGGCTTCTGCGGGCTGGCAGTCGACGATTACGGTCCTCGAGTCCGAGGCTGACGCGGCCTCGAGCGGAAACGACGACGCCAGTCCTGGCAGCAACAACGCAGGGCTGTCCGCGTTCGCTGGCGATACTGCCGATTCCAGCGACGAAGCCGACGATTCGGCGACCACTGATTCTGATGGCGAGTCCGACTCTGCTGCCAGCGATGACGACGCCCCTGCTGACGGCGCGGAAACCGAGTTCACCGGCGTCGTCGTGCAGGCTGGGGACCCGGTCGTTCTCGATGACGGCGAAACGACGATGAGCGTCGCGACCGACGCGGATGTCGGTCTTGGCGAGGAAGTGACCGCTCGTGGGGTCGTCCGTGAGGGCCGTCTCGAGGCAAATAACGTGTTCTGA
- a CDS encoding CobW family GTP-binding protein, whose product MSVPVTVLSGELGAGKTTLLSGLLESGERDIAVLVNDVGAVNVDADLVEARTDLETGEEVVALENGCICCSLGNELSQAVIQLWKEHEFDHLVVEASGVSEPEPIARQFVRGPAGGPYDLEAVVTVVDARRFYDRFADADADGPEIQGADDSGTRPLADLVLEQVEFCDLLVVNKYDLVDDDERERVVALLETLQPRAEIVTTEYGALEPDELLGVERFDLEEAAESAGWKQVIEAEEHEHDGHDHDHGDHHDHTDSDHDHDHDHDHDHDHHDHVHPPERYGIAVDTYHRRRPFHPERLEAFLSDLPDGLVRAKGLCWIAGREKQAITMSYAGDETALEVTGRWIASFSEERQELYRQGQPDLPWDDEWGDRETRLALIGRNIDLEALAARLDECLLTDAEMDEDWPAYENRAPTGMGESAVVSSER is encoded by the coding sequence ATGTCTGTTCCGGTCACCGTCCTCAGCGGCGAACTCGGCGCGGGGAAGACGACGCTGCTCTCGGGACTCCTCGAGTCCGGCGAGCGAGATATTGCCGTGTTGGTCAACGATGTCGGCGCGGTCAACGTCGACGCCGACCTCGTGGAAGCGCGCACCGATCTCGAGACCGGCGAGGAGGTCGTCGCCCTCGAGAACGGCTGTATCTGCTGTAGCCTGGGCAACGAACTCTCGCAGGCGGTGATCCAACTCTGGAAGGAACACGAGTTCGATCACCTCGTCGTCGAGGCCTCCGGCGTCAGCGAACCCGAGCCGATTGCTCGTCAGTTCGTCCGCGGACCCGCCGGCGGCCCGTACGATCTCGAGGCCGTCGTGACGGTGGTCGACGCGCGGCGATTTTACGACCGCTTTGCCGACGCCGACGCGGACGGACCCGAGATACAGGGGGCCGACGACTCCGGCACGCGCCCGCTCGCGGATCTGGTCCTCGAGCAAGTCGAGTTCTGCGACCTGCTGGTGGTCAACAAGTACGATCTCGTCGACGACGACGAACGCGAGCGCGTCGTCGCCTTACTCGAGACGCTCCAGCCTCGCGCCGAAATCGTGACGACGGAGTACGGCGCGCTTGAGCCCGACGAACTGTTGGGAGTCGAGCGATTCGATCTCGAAGAAGCCGCCGAGTCGGCGGGCTGGAAGCAGGTGATCGAGGCAGAGGAACACGAGCACGATGGCCACGACCACGATCACGGTGACCACCACGACCACACGGACAGTGATCACGATCACGACCACGACCACGACCACGACCACGATCATCACGACCACGTCCACCCGCCCGAGCGCTACGGCATCGCCGTCGACACCTACCACCGTCGCCGGCCGTTCCACCCCGAACGCCTCGAGGCGTTCCTGTCGGACCTCCCCGACGGCCTCGTGCGCGCGAAAGGCCTCTGTTGGATCGCCGGTCGCGAGAAACAGGCCATCACGATGAGCTACGCCGGTGACGAGACCGCACTCGAGGTGACGGGCCGGTGGATCGCCAGTTTCTCCGAGGAGCGCCAGGAGCTGTACCGGCAGGGCCAACCCGACCTCCCCTGGGACGACGAATGGGGCGACCGAGAGACGCGACTGGCGCTGATCGGGCGCAACATCGATCTCGAGGCGCTTGCAGCGCGCCTTGATGAGTGTCTGCTCACCGACGCCGAGATGGACGAGGATTGGCCCGCCTACGAGAACCGTGCGCCGACTGGAATGGGCGAGAGCGCTGTGGTCTCGAGTGAGCGCTAA
- a CDS encoding CopG family ribbon-helix-helix protein produces MPVVSVSMPAELLERLDAVADDHDYTARSEVVRESARTLLSEFDDDRLEDRRLASTVTVLYEFANQSVERRVTDIRHEHETAIISNDHSHVGTARTRDDGDDAADPVTKATITDSQPGFCLDVFVLEGDLEEISQFVGQLRAVEGVDTVDYSLVPLDAVGQLPETQRST; encoded by the coding sequence ATGCCCGTCGTCAGCGTCTCGATGCCGGCCGAACTTCTCGAGCGACTCGACGCCGTCGCCGACGATCACGACTACACCGCCCGCAGCGAAGTCGTCCGCGAAAGCGCCCGCACCCTGCTCTCGGAGTTCGACGACGACCGACTCGAGGATCGCCGCCTCGCAAGCACCGTTACTGTTCTCTACGAGTTCGCGAACCAATCCGTCGAGCGCCGCGTGACGGACATTCGCCACGAACACGAGACGGCGATCATCTCGAACGACCACAGTCACGTCGGCACCGCTCGCACTCGAGACGATGGTGACGACGCTGCGGATCCGGTGACAAAGGCAACGATCACCGACTCACAGCCCGGGTTCTGTCTCGACGTCTTCGTCCTCGAGGGCGACCTCGAGGAGATTTCGCAGTTCGTCGGCCAACTCCGCGCGGTCGAGGGTGTCGACACCGTCGACTACTCGCTGGTGCCGCTGGACGCGGTCGGACAGCTCCCGGAGACACAACGGAGCACATAG
- a CDS encoding DUF6498-containing protein translates to MVTRAVSERIPRPVAFVPIFIGNLVPLVGVLEFGWDPATLVVIYALEVLLAFPLAAGKALFAGKPPRIEDLETDDGESDSSVVGVGNTELAQKRGSVTLTWWLPPVYPRNLPFIGALLFATVWSTLFIVGLLSEVAVGEALARPEVWLSVAALVSGQVIETWRDYFRGGRYETTSPYAVIETPARQAFFLIFVLFVVAEASGAVVLGAFVAVKLLVDWSAFRATNGGGGRLTGWLSGPDDEGEPLEALAIPEGEPDARVGTHTRTVVLTGVLRTLIKPAPFYTGIVLLAWVVSLGVLGGTASGGAAVALTVGISLLAFAALVGFLTIKTTEHILEYAPLEYRRYDDQIVAYDTWVEEPQWALPLHEVRDISVVHTRYPDRMYDTRTLEAQMGWGDDAAMREVGPVTDAEAFVAAFELPVRETTLELEPLNRRLATAAVVPLGGVLVGAVVFAAGPWPLVGALPYVVFGLPFLALVVHGLWRQAYPEPA, encoded by the coding sequence ATGGTCACTCGAGCCGTATCCGAACGCATCCCCCGTCCCGTGGCGTTCGTGCCGATTTTCATCGGAAACCTGGTGCCGCTGGTCGGCGTGCTCGAGTTCGGCTGGGACCCGGCGACGCTGGTCGTCATTTACGCGCTCGAGGTGTTGCTCGCGTTTCCGCTCGCCGCGGGGAAGGCGCTGTTTGCGGGGAAGCCGCCGCGAATCGAGGACTTGGAGACGGACGACGGCGAGAGCGACTCGAGCGTCGTCGGCGTTGGCAACACCGAACTGGCACAAAAGCGCGGGAGCGTCACGCTCACGTGGTGGCTCCCGCCGGTTTACCCGCGGAACCTGCCGTTTATCGGCGCGTTGCTGTTCGCGACCGTGTGGTCGACGCTCTTTATCGTCGGCTTGCTGTCCGAGGTTGCAGTCGGCGAGGCCCTCGCGCGCCCGGAGGTCTGGCTCAGCGTCGCGGCGCTGGTGAGCGGACAGGTCATCGAGACCTGGCGCGACTATTTCCGCGGCGGACGCTACGAGACGACCTCGCCGTACGCCGTCATCGAAACCCCGGCGCGACAGGCGTTCTTCCTGATTTTCGTCCTGTTCGTCGTCGCGGAAGCCAGCGGTGCCGTCGTCCTCGGCGCGTTCGTCGCCGTGAAACTGCTCGTCGACTGGTCGGCGTTTCGCGCGACCAACGGCGGTGGCGGGCGACTCACCGGCTGGCTCTCTGGTCCAGACGACGAGGGCGAACCCCTCGAGGCGCTGGCTATCCCCGAGGGCGAACCGGACGCTCGAGTTGGGACGCACACGCGGACGGTGGTTCTGACCGGCGTTCTCCGCACGCTGATCAAACCGGCCCCGTTCTACACCGGGATCGTCCTGCTCGCGTGGGTCGTTTCCCTCGGGGTGTTAGGAGGCACCGCCAGCGGCGGGGCCGCGGTCGCGCTGACGGTCGGCATCAGTCTCCTCGCGTTCGCGGCGCTCGTGGGCTTTCTGACGATCAAAACGACCGAACACATCCTCGAGTACGCCCCGCTCGAGTATCGCCGGTACGACGACCAGATCGTCGCGTACGATACGTGGGTTGAAGAGCCACAGTGGGCGCTGCCGCTACACGAAGTCCGCGATATCAGCGTCGTTCACACTCGGTATCCCGACCGGATGTATGACACGCGAACGCTCGAGGCCCAGATGGGCTGGGGCGACGACGCGGCGATGCGAGAGGTCGGCCCGGTGACGGACGCCGAGGCGTTCGTCGCCGCGTTCGAGTTGCCGGTTCGGGAGACGACACTCGAGTTGGAGCCACTCAACCGGCGGCTTGCGACGGCTGCAGTCGTCCCCCTCGGCGGCGTACTCGTCGGTGCCGTCGTCTTCGCGGCCGGGCCGTGGCCACTAGTGGGTGCCCTGCCCTACGTCGTCTTTGGACTGCCGTTTCTCGCACTCGTCGTGCACGGACTCTGGCGGCAAGCGTACCCGGAGCCAGCGTAG
- a CDS encoding histone deacetylase family protein → MQFGYSEVCLEHDPGPRHPETPDRLRAIRERLKRKHGVEYVDAGPADLETIAAVHDREYVESVEEFCADGGGDWDPDTSAVEATWDAIQHSTGLACWAVDAALEGASGRQTPFSLGRPPGHHAVYDDAMGFCFANNAAIAAQHALDSDDFDVERVAIVDWDVHHGNGTQDIFYDRDDVVFVSLHEQGLYPGTGDVDETGEGAGTGATMNFPLPAGTGDAAYLAAVDGPITTVLEDADIDLLLVSAGFDAHRHDPISRIRLSTEAYALLTDRLRAVADECNAGLAFVLEGGYSLDVLADSVAMVHETFDGREPIEPNGDFSDDAAAVIEDVADAHGL, encoded by the coding sequence ATGCAATTTGGTTACAGCGAGGTCTGTCTCGAGCACGACCCTGGGCCACGACATCCAGAGACACCCGACCGATTGCGTGCGATTCGTGAGCGACTGAAGCGCAAACACGGGGTCGAGTACGTCGATGCCGGTCCTGCTGACCTCGAGACAATTGCTGCCGTCCACGACCGTGAGTACGTCGAGTCAGTCGAGGAGTTCTGTGCTGATGGGGGCGGGGACTGGGATCCTGATACGTCCGCTGTCGAAGCAACTTGGGACGCGATTCAACACAGCACCGGACTCGCCTGTTGGGCAGTTGATGCCGCACTCGAGGGTGCATCTGGACGGCAGACGCCGTTTTCGCTCGGCCGTCCGCCGGGCCATCATGCCGTCTACGACGACGCGATGGGGTTTTGCTTTGCGAACAATGCCGCGATTGCGGCCCAGCATGCACTCGACAGCGACGACTTCGACGTTGAGCGCGTCGCAATCGTCGACTGGGACGTCCACCATGGTAACGGGACGCAGGATATCTTCTACGACCGTGATGACGTCGTTTTCGTCTCGCTACACGAGCAGGGGCTGTATCCGGGCACTGGCGACGTGGACGAGACCGGCGAGGGTGCGGGCACGGGAGCGACGATGAACTTCCCACTGCCAGCCGGCACTGGGGATGCCGCCTACCTCGCCGCGGTCGATGGACCGATTACGACCGTCCTCGAGGACGCCGATATCGATCTCCTGCTGGTCAGTGCGGGGTTCGACGCTCATCGCCACGACCCAATCTCTCGGATTCGACTCTCGACGGAGGCATACGCCTTGCTGACCGACCGACTCCGTGCGGTCGCAGACGAGTGTAACGCCGGACTGGCGTTCGTGCTCGAGGGTGGCTACAGCCTCGATGTCCTCGCAGACAGCGTCGCGATGGTCCACGAGACGTTCGACGGTCGGGAGCCAATCGAACCGAATGGCGACTTCAGCGACGACGCCGCTGCGGTCATCGAGGACGTGGCCGATGCTCACGGGCTATAG
- a CDS encoding HalOD1 output domain-containing protein, which translates to MESALTQTGSTGTAGTLVRYDIADEQSVTEAVIDAVATATGTDPIELPPLYDSIDPDALNTLFDRQREGAGLEMAFFYADYHIAIEGGDRIIVSATE; encoded by the coding sequence ATGGAATCTGCACTCACTCAGACTGGATCAACGGGCACCGCAGGAACTCTTGTACGATACGATATTGCAGACGAACAGTCGGTTACTGAAGCCGTTATCGACGCCGTTGCCACAGCCACTGGAACGGATCCCATCGAATTGCCACCGCTGTATGACAGCATCGATCCGGACGCCCTCAATACGCTGTTCGACCGCCAGCGCGAGGGAGCCGGCCTCGAGATGGCCTTTTTCTATGCCGACTACCACATTGCTATCGAGGGTGGCGACCGCATTATCGTCTCGGCGACCGAGTAG
- the cca gene encoding CCA tRNA nucleotidyltransferase translates to MSDEEADPDDRNAGDTDGDLEAVLETVRERVDPSPDERERLRTVADRLAARAEDAATDLDSGADVLQAGSTARDTWISGDRDIDIFVRFPPELNRETLERYGLAVGHETLPEGHEEYAEHPYVKGTVEGFDIDVVPCFRLESATEIRSAVDRTPFHTQYLEARLDDDLAADVRLTKQFLKGIGSYGSDLRTRGFSGYLTELLVVEYGGFRELLEAATEWQPPVKLDPEDHGQETFTDPLVVIDPTDPERNVAAVCSAANVARFQHYARAVLDQPALEYFEADDPEPLSESELRAHLERRGTIPVAVRFEAPNVVEDQLYPQLYKSLSGVTQGLDDRDFDVFRGTTFADETAVIFAELTVAEQPGVERHQGPPVHVTGHAKGFYSAYADDPDTYGPFIEGGRYVAERERNFTTARGFLESERLFDVGLGAHVETALKDDYDVLVGDEITALLAEFGPELRQYFEPRP, encoded by the coding sequence ATGAGCGACGAGGAAGCCGATCCGGACGACCGCAACGCAGGCGACACAGACGGCGACCTCGAGGCCGTCCTCGAGACGGTCCGTGAGCGAGTCGATCCCAGCCCCGACGAGCGCGAGCGCTTGCGGACAGTGGCCGACCGACTCGCCGCACGGGCCGAGGACGCTGCAACCGACCTCGATTCCGGTGCTGACGTCCTGCAGGCGGGCTCGACGGCCAGAGACACCTGGATCAGCGGCGACCGCGACATCGACATTTTCGTTCGCTTCCCGCCGGAACTCAACCGCGAGACGCTCGAGCGCTACGGGCTCGCGGTCGGCCACGAAACGCTGCCCGAAGGCCACGAGGAGTACGCCGAACATCCCTACGTCAAAGGCACCGTCGAGGGGTTCGACATCGACGTTGTCCCCTGCTTTCGTCTCGAGTCTGCGACAGAGATCCGGTCGGCGGTCGACCGCACCCCCTTCCACACGCAGTATCTCGAGGCCCGACTGGACGACGACCTCGCGGCCGACGTGCGCCTGACGAAGCAGTTCCTGAAAGGCATTGGATCCTACGGCAGTGACCTCCGGACGCGTGGCTTTAGCGGCTACCTCACCGAACTGCTCGTCGTCGAGTACGGTGGCTTCCGCGAGTTGCTCGAGGCCGCTACCGAGTGGCAGCCACCGGTCAAACTCGATCCCGAAGACCACGGACAGGAGACCTTTACGGACCCGCTCGTCGTCATTGACCCAACTGATCCCGAACGAAACGTCGCCGCCGTTTGCTCGGCTGCGAACGTTGCGCGCTTCCAGCACTACGCTCGCGCGGTTCTCGATCAACCCGCACTCGAGTACTTCGAAGCCGACGATCCCGAACCACTCTCTGAATCCGAACTTCGCGCCCACCTCGAGCGCCGCGGAACGATTCCGGTCGCTGTGCGTTTCGAAGCCCCAAATGTGGTCGAGGATCAACTCTACCCACAACTCTATAAGTCGCTCTCAGGAGTGACACAAGGGCTCGACGACCGCGATTTCGACGTATTCCGCGGGACGACGTTCGCCGACGAAACAGCCGTGATCTTCGCGGAACTCACCGTTGCCGAACAGCCCGGTGTCGAACGCCATCAAGGTCCACCAGTCCACGTCACAGGCCACGCGAAAGGGTTCTACAGTGCCTACGCAGACGATCCAGACACCTACGGCCCGTTCATTGAGGGCGGGCGCTACGTCGCCGAACGCGAACGAAATTTCACGACCGCGCGTGGGTTCCTCGAGAGCGAGCGACTCTTCGATGTTGGACTCGGCGCACACGTCGAGACGGCCCTTAAAGACGACTACGACGTGCTCGTGGGCGACGAAATCACAGCGTTGCTCGCAGAGTTTGGGCCGGAACTGAGACAGTACTTCGAGCCGCGGCCATGA